The DNA region GTTACTTTGGCGCATACGCTGGCGGCGCTGACACAAGGGTACAGGCTATCTGCCTTCTTGGCCACTGTGATCTTGGCCGTTGGGAATATCCTCTCTAGCTTCTTCTGGTAGGCAGCGGGCTGCCCGATTGTGTCAACGTAGATCTCCTGAATGTTGACCCCCCTGTCGTAGATCCCCTGGATCAGTTGTACGGTTGCGTCCATGGCTTGCGCGTTGAGGTTGTAGGACCCGCCGGCATTGGAAGGGCGCATCATGCCGGCGGAAATATCGCCTGCTGAGAGAAGTGTGGTTGCCCAACCGCAGGACTGGTGAAGATCGGATCCAGCGGTGGAGATCGTTTGCATGAGGGAGGAGCGGACTTGCGGGGTGAGGACTTTGGAATCGTCAAAgtggtgggtttggcggaggagggggtcggcgagtgggagagggaggtaGAAGATGCCGTAGACCATTGGCCCAAGGACGGGACCACGGCCGGCTTCATCGACGCCGAGGCAAACGGGGACGGATTTTTCGGCTGAGGCGAGGAGTGATGGGGGAACAGGGGAGAAGTGAGTGTAGGATCGgccggagaggagggaggaaggaaTCACGGAAGGTGGGATGaagatgttggagggggtttcGTTTTCGATCTCGGCTGGCGCTGGCTCTTCCATTGCGAGGGCTCTGGCGGGAGATGTTCCTGGTTGTTTACTTGCTCGGTTTGCAGTATGAAGCTTGAGCCTGAGTTGGGATTGGAAGATTGTTGCAAGATTAAACTAAGTTGTTGGAGTGACAGTTGGAATGCTGTCCCCAGTTGAACCTGCACATGCCGAGAACGCCTGAGCTCGACGCGTCTCAGACCGCGTCGTGGGGCTGCTCAGCCAATGGGAGACAGGCCCTCAAAGTGCTTCTGGACAGCggcgccccctccccaaaatctCAGAGCTTTTGCCCTCTGTCGGCAGGCAAAAGGGAGAAAACAACTGCTGCATTGCAACGCTGCACAATCATAGAGCGCCGGACACAGCGCGCGCTCTTTTAAGTGTGGAACCGACCTGGAACCCCTGGCACAAAAATGCTGCCAAAGTaaacaacacctccctcaccttcgGTCGCTCTTTGTCagaaccatcaccaaccccgccaaaccCAGTTGCTTTGTTCTTTCTAGGGGCATCTCGCGCTGTTTCTACCTCCCATATATACATACTGTCCTGCTTGCGCCCACCGTTGCCGCCACCGCGCTTCAGGCTTGCAGGCCAACAAACTCTAAAGCTTccccgaggacgaggacgagaacAAGAATAAGGTCGCCGGGATGCCGCCACGGCCGTCAATGGCGGCGCGCCGCACAACCACCCACCAAGCAGAGCATATCTATGAgctgggtgtggtgggaAGGTAAGCCCACTCTGCAGTGCACACAATCCACGCgaagatggggatggggtggacgCGACTGAATTGCCCATGACGCGACCAAGCGCAATTTTTGCCACTGTTCGGAACTACGTTGCTAAACTATGGCGTTCTGACAGGAAAACCGGTGTCATGCTCCCCGACTCGGGGGTGCGCGACGAACATGGCATGGAACCCATCGAGAATCTgttctcatcaccaaagaagcctgacgatgaagatgaagaggaggaatcgGACGATGGCGAC from Podospora pseudopauciseta strain CBS 411.78 chromosome 6, whole genome shotgun sequence includes:
- a CDS encoding hypothetical protein (BUSCO:EOG09263OWL; COG:L; EggNog:ENOG503NYTC); the encoded protein is MEEPAPAEIENETPSNIFIPPSVIPSSLLSGRSYTHFSPVPPSLLASAEKSVPVCLGVDEAGRGPVLGPMVYGIFYLPLPLADPLLRQTHHFDDSKVLTPQVRSSLMQTISTAGSDLHQSCGWATTLLSAGDISAGMMRPSNAGGSYNLNAQAMDATVQLIQGIYDRGVNIQEIYVDTIGQPAAYQKKLERIFPTAKITVAKKADSLYPCVSAASVCAKVTRDAALEVLWKTRGRPPAREEEKDKNEEDTDMEWGSGYPSDQRCVTWLRGNMHPVFGWGPECRFSWGTAKDMLEGPKGVKVDWPVDDDGDTNRLTDFFSAKDQEEGDELGTWFGTPAGLEAF